Proteins found in one Carassius auratus strain Wakin chromosome 42, ASM336829v1, whole genome shotgun sequence genomic segment:
- the LOC113060404 gene encoding glutaminyl-peptide cyclotransferase — translation MVERRWTTSLLALIGILATLTSCDTVPWQEEKLKHEATTLSSSELSSVVSRTDLDRMWQKDLKPMLVVRYPGSSGSQHVQQHIKSTLNSMIAGWQVTEDAFYAHTPYGQFPFTNIIATLNPAAKRQLVVACHFDSKYYPPQWDGREFLGATDSAVPCSMILELARAQDDELKTLKDSGSDLSLQLFFFDGEEALYQWTSEDSLYGSRHLAHKMATTAHPPEAFNTSQLDGIDLFVLLDLIGGPNPRFGNQFSSTTRWLSRLQNIERRLHALGHLENHPNEVQYFWPGLHVGLIQDDHIPFLNQGVRILHLISTPFPAVWHTFDDNEENLDRIPINNLNKILQVFVLEYLNKKSLNAMAEGS, via the exons ATGGTCGAACGACGCTGGACCACGAGTCTGCTGGCTTTGATTGGCATCCTCGCGACACTGACGAGCTGCGACACTGTCCCGTGGCAGGAGGAAAAG CTGAAACATGAAGCAACCACACTAAGCTCCAGTGAGCTAAGTAGTGTGGTATCTCGTACCGATCTAGACCGGATGTGGCAGAAGGACCTGAAGCCCATGCTTGTTGTGCGCTATCCTGGTTCAAGTGGAAGCCAACACGTTCAgcag caTATTAAATCAACCCTCAACTCAATGATCGCGGGTTGGCAAGTGACAGAGGATGCCTTCTATGCTCATACGCCTTATGGCCAGTTTCCTTTTACCAACATAATTGCAACTCTCAACCCTGCGGCCAAACGTCAGTTGGTTGTGGCCTGCCACTTTGACTCCAAATACTACCCTCCACAGTGGGACGGCCGTGAGTTTCTTGGAGCAACGGATTCTGCTGTTCCCTGCTCTATGATTCTGGAGCTGGCAAGAGCCCAAGATGATGAACTAAAGACCTTGAAG GACTCTGGGTCAGATCTGTCTCTGCAGCTCTTTTTCTTTGATGGAGAGGAGGCTCTTTACCAGTGGACCTCTGAAGACTCTCTGTACGGCTCCCGTCATTTAGCGCACAAAATGGCGACAACAGCACATCCACCGGAAGCCTTCAACACAAGCCAGCTTGACGGAATT gatttgtttgttttactggaCTTGATTGGCggtccaaatcctcgattcggtAATCAGTTCTCCAGTACGACCCGATGGCTTTCCAGACTACAAAATATtg AGCGCCGGCTGCATGCGCTCGGTCACCTAGAGAATCACCCTAATGAGGTTCAATACTTCTGGCCTGGCCTGCATGTGGGTCTAATTCAGGATGATCACATACCTTTCCTCAACCAAG GGGTCCGGATTCTCCATCTCATTTCGACTCCTTTTCCTGCGGTGTGGCACACCTTTGACGACAACGAGGAGAACCTGGATCGAATCCCCATTAACAATCTCAACAAGATCCTGCAGGTCTTTGTTCTTGAATACCTCAACAAGAAAAGTCTGAACGCTATGGCTGAAGGCTCTTAA